GAACTCGCCCGTGTGCTCGACGACCTCGTCGAACACGCCGTCCCGGGTTCCTTTGCGCCGACATACAAGGGAGACGGTTGGGTACTCCCCGACGGAACGCTCATCGGCATACGGCCTGACAGCGAAAGTGGAGGCAGAACCATCGACATACAGCAAGCCGAGGGCGAAGCAACCCGGAAGATTCACGTCAAGTGACGTACGGACACAAGAGAACGGGAGCTACGCATGGCAGACTTCACCGAAATCGAGCGGTTCATCCTGTACGACAGCAATGACGACTGGGTGTTCGGGTTCAACCCCTACAGGACGTTCAAGCTCGCTCTCGGAGATGAGGACGCGGCAACGCGCACCAACGAGGCCTATCAGAACCTGGTGCGACTCGGCCTGATGGACATCGGACACGTCGGCGGCGACGCGGGGCCAGGCTTCCACCCCTGGTCAGGCGGACCTGACACCCAGATCGCCCGACTGCAGGAGCTGGCGCGACACCCGGAACCGGAAGAACGAGTCGGGTTCTGGGGACGAGCCACGCCCGAAGGCGAAAAGATCGCCGCCATCATCCCCGACGAGTGGTTCGGCGACGACGACTGAACACACTGCAACCCCGACGACGGCACACACGTCGAATCGGTTGCACCCCAGCCGAAACGCGAGAGACACAGGAAGTGCGAACACACATGTCGGACTTTACCGAGATCGAGCGGTTCATCCTGTACTGGAGCAACGACGACTGGGTGTTCGGCCCTCCAGTGTCCTCCGGATTCGAGTCGGACTTCAGCGCCGATGAGGCAGCAACACGCACCAACGAGGCGTATCAGAACCTGGTGCGACTCGGCCTGATAGACATCGGACACGTCGGCGGCGACGCAGGACCAGGCTTCCACCCCTGGCCAGGCGGCCCCGACACCCACATCGCCCGACTACAAGAACTGGCAACACACCCCGAACCGGAAGAACGACTCGGATTCTGGGGACGAGCCACACCCGAAGGCGAAAAGATCGCCGCCACCATCCCCGACGAATGGTTCCGCGACGACGACTGAGCACGCATCCGGCAGCCTGAACGACGCGCAAAAGGCTTGCCGCCCGATGCGGCGGATCCTGGCGTCCACCTCATCCTGCATCGGGCCGCACCCATTCCTTGCTGTTCCTCCCGACAGTCGCCTGCTCAGGGCCGTACGGCCAGCGCCTCGACCTCGAACAGCACGTCCGGCGCAGCCAGGCTCGCCACACCGACGAGAGTCTGCGTCGGCGGAGTCCTACCCCAGATCTCCCGTACGGCACCGGCGATCGGCCCGAGCTTGCTGACGTCATGGTCCACCACGTAGGTCCTGAGTTGAGCGACATCGCTCAGGTCCAGACCGTGGGCGGCGAGCGCGACACCGATGTTGTCGAACGTCCGCTTCACCTGCTCGGCGAAATCGTCGGAGACGACTGCCCCGTCCGGTCCGGACCCGTACTGCCCCGCGACCAGAACCAGTTCCGCACCTGCAGGAACAGCCGCGGTGTGGCTGTAGCCGAACGGGACCGGGTCGTGCAGGCCATCGGGATTGACAATGGCGTGTGCCATGTGGAGCTCCTCTCGTAGGCGACGAAACAAGCCTCGCAGCGATACACGACATCCTGTGTCATGTATTCCGATAGAGTTTTTCGCATGCGCGCCGACCGGTTGGTCTCGCTGGTGCTGTTGCTGCGCCAGCGCGGCCGGCTGTCCGCGGCCACCCTGGCCCGTGAGCTTGAAGTCTCCACCCGCACCGTGCTGCGCGACATCGAGGCGCTGTCCGCGGCCGGCGTCCCGGTCTACGCCGAACGCGGCCGGCACGGCGGCTTCGCACTGCTACCCGGTTTCCAGACCGAGCTCACCGGACTGAACCACGACGAGGCGCTCGCCCTGCTGGTCGCCGGATCACGCCGCGGCGCACAGGTCTTCGGCCTCGGATCCGCGCTCGCGTCGGCCATGCTCAAGGTGGTCGACGCGCTCCCGGAGAGCTATCGGAACACCGCGGCCGGAGCGGCCCAGCGATTGCTCATCGACCCGGAGACCGATCTCCTCGCGCGCCGGTCCGTCGCCGAGGAAGTACCCGACACCATCGTCGCCGAGGTCCGGCGCGCGGTGTTCGCCGGACACAAACTGCGCATCCGCTACGCCGCCGCGGATCAGGCACCGAAGTGGCGCACGGTGGACCCGATAGGGCTGGTCACCGCACGCGACCAGGGGTACCTGCTGGCCACGAGGTCCGGCGCGGACCGTACCTACCGGCTGTCTCGGATCTCGGCCGCCCAGGAACTCGCCGAACCCGCGCAGCGACCGGAGCGAGTCGACCTGGACCGCGCCTGGCAGGAACGCAGCGCGCGGTTCCGGACCGGCGGCGACCAGGTGACCGTGTCGGTGCGGGTGGACCCGGCGCGGCGGGCACACCTGGTGGACACCGCGCTGACCATCGGCGCCGAAGAACCCGAAGTGGACGGCTGGCTACGGCTGGAGGCGGTCTTCCAGGACCCGCGACATGCCGAATGGGCGGTGTGGCAACTCGCCACCCACGCGGAAGTACTTGCACCGCAATGGTTGCGCGCCTCGCTGCGCGAGCGCGCCACGACGCTGGCTACCCGCTACGACGTGCCACCCGGAGAGTCGCGCCCCTCGCGGGCCAGCGCCGCAGCCACCTCGGCCGCGACCCGGACACCGGATTCGACGGCGCCCTCGAAGTAGCCGGCGTGGTCCGCCGCGGTTTCCGTGCCCGCCCAGTGGATGTCGCCGACCGGTGTCGAATCGACCGGGAGGAAGCCTTCCGTGGTCCCCGCCACGGGCAGCGCCAGATACCCTCCGCCGACGTACTCGTCCAGATGCCAGGACTTCTCGTGCCAGCTCACCGGCTCCAGCACCTCGGGTCCGAGGTGGTCGGTGAGCACGCCGAACAAGGCCTCGCGACGTTCCGCGGGATCGAGGCCGTCGAGCGTCCGCGCTTCCGGCCCGCCCACCAGGACACACAGATGCCCCGGGCCCTCCGGCGGGCTGGTGTCGAACACCGCCCGCCCCGGCGCGTCGAGTACGAGGAACTCCCCGTCGCTGCGGTCCCGCCAGAACGGACGATCGTAGACCGCAATGGCCTTGTAGACCGTCCCCATATAGGTGTTGCGCACCAACGCCTCTCGACTCTCCGGGAGCGGCGGGTCGAAGGCGATCCGCCGCACCATCGGCGGGGGCACGGTGACGATCACCTTGGCCGCGTGCACCTGTCCTGAGGTCGTGTCCACGGTGACCCCGTCGTCGTTCGCGGTGATCGAGGTGACCCGATGCCCCGGCAGCACCCGCTCCCCGAGTTCGGTGGCGATGCCGTCAGCGAGCGCACCGATCCCCTCCACCAGGAGGGAATCCTGTGCGCCGCCGCGCGTGGACAGCATGGTGCGCAGACCACCCTGCCTGCGGACCATCGTCGCCATCGCCTGGATCGACATCCGGTCCGGGTCGGCGGTCCAGGAGATCAGCGCGATCACCTCGAGCAGACGACGCGACGTGCGACCCGGAACCTTACCCAGCCAGTCGGCGAGGGTCGCCGTGTTCCATCGCTCGAGTACACCGATCCGGGAGAGCGCCTCCACGCCGGCGAGTACCGCACCGGCGACCAGCATCGACGGGATGCGCACTCGCCGCACACCGTCGACCACCGCGGGAACCGTTCCCGTGTGCATCGGGAACTTCGTCGCTCCGAGTTCGGTGGCCAACGCGGTGACGCGGTGATGGTCGTGGCCGATCCACTGCCCACCCAGGTCGACGTGTGAGCCGAAGGGCGTGACCTCGCTCAGCGCCCGCCCACCCCATCGGTCGGCGGCTTCGAGCACGAGCACCTCGATACCCCGCCGGTGCAGTTCTCGGGCCGCGATCAACCCCGACAGGCCGGCACCGATCACCGCCACGGTGGTCTCCGCCGGTACTCCGGATTCCTGCGCTGGTCGCATCCTCTGCCCCTGTCCCGTGGCGATACTCGTACGAGGAGAAATCTAAGTCGGACAACCGTCCGACATTTAGTAGGCCACACGTCGCCCTCGCTGCGCAAGGCCTCCCCGTTGCTACTGTGAACGACGCGGTCGGACGTCCGACATACCGGTGATGCGGGGCCGCCGAAGGAGGAGCGCGTGGCATACGTCAAGGCCGCCGACCGCGAGGCGCAGATCGTCGAGGCGGCGATCCGGGTGCTGAGCACCGTCGGCGTGGCGAACACCACCTTGCGCGCCATCGCAGCCGAAGCCGACATCCCGCTGGGCACGTTGCACTACGTCTTCCCGTCCAAGGACACGTTGCTGCGCGCGGTCATCGCCGCGCTGATCGACGAGGTGCTGGTCACCGTGAAGTCCGGCCTCGAACTCGACCGCGGGGTGGCGCACGCGATCCGGCAGGGGGTCACGCGATTCTGGGACACGCTCGTCGAGGGCGACCTCGGGCTGCAGATCATGCAGTACGAACTGGCCATGTACTCGGTGCGCAGCCAGGGCCCGGGCGGTCTGGCTCAGCTGCAGTTCGAGCGGTACACCGCACTGGTCACGGAGTTCTGTGCACAGGCCGCCGAGGCCGCCGGCGAGCGGTGCGCCGTCGATTTCGGCACGCTCGGGCGGCTGTCTCTCGCCGTGCTCGACGGGCTGATCGTGCAGTACGTGACCGACTCCGATCCGGCCCGCGCCCGTCGCGACCTCGACAGCGCGGTCGAGATGGTGATCGGGTACGCCGACCCCCAGACCGTCGCCTACAGGTAGAACAGGCCTACAGGTAGAACAGGTAGGCCACCAGGGCGGCGACAGTGACCACCCACACCACCACCGGCAGGAGGTGGTTGCCGGCGGCGGACACCACCTCTGCGCGCACCGGCGGAGAGAAGACTCCGTGGTGCAGATTCCGCAGCGTGACGTACCAGAAGATCGGGACGGTGACGAGCCACACCACCATGCAGTACGGGCACAGGGATCCGATGACGAACAGGCTCTGGGCGATCAGCCAGTGCACGAATACCACCGCGGCGGTGACGCCCACCTGCACCCCGAGCCAGTACCACCGGGCGAACCGGGCGCCGGCGAGCAACCCGGCACCGGTGGCCACGACCATCGCGAACCCGGCGATTCCGAGGAGCGAGTTGGGGAACCCGAACACCGAGGCCTGCGCGGTCGCCATGACCGCACCGCAGTCGAGGACGGAGTCGAAGCTGCAGGACGGGATGTAGTTCGCATCCGCAGCCAACGCGAACTTCTCGACCGTGAGTACGAATGACGCCACGAGCCCGACGACGCCACCGATCAGCAACAGCCAGGGCAGCGACCGCGCGAACGGTGCCCCGTCGCGCACCTCGCGCGGCGGGGCGTCACTGTCGGGAGAGGACTCCACCGGATCGGGAGAGTGGCGCATGACGCCATGTTAACCAGCATCGATAGGAAGAAGCTGAGACCGACCCGTCGTATCGATCGGGTACGAGCGTCAGAAGCAGCGATCAGCCTGAGCGCGCCCCGGACGGAGCCGGGCGGCCGTCCTCCAGCGTGGTGGCCACGCGGGCCACCTCCCGCAATGCGTAGTCCACCGCGTCCTGGAACCCACGGCCACGAACCAGCGTCATGTCGACGGCCGAGCTCTTCTCCTCGAGCCGGTAGCGCACCCGATCGAGTGCATGCGCCGCCCGCGACAGGCGCGCGGAACCGGAAGGTGCCCGGTCCAACAGGCCCCAGAAGCCGACGTGCCTGGCCTGCTCGTCCAGCAGGCACAGCCGGGCTGCGCGCAAACCCGATCGATATCCCCGCGCGTGATCGTCCTCTCCCACGGAGCCGTCGATGACGGCCTCGAGCCGTGCTCGCAGGCCGTCGAGCATTCTCGCCACATTGGTCACGACGTCACGACCTCGTTCGAGGTTCGAGATTCGGGATTCGGGCCCTCGCCCTGCTCCGGGATATGTCCGCCATTGCCGCACACCTTTCGAAAGCGCCAACCACAAACTGGATCCGACCATACGCGAGAAGTAGGAAAAAGCCAGTCGCGCAGTGGATCACCTGCTCCGACGCACCTCCCCAGGTGTCTTGTCGTCACGCAGGCCCCGCCAACTGGTGTGCCGTAGCCGCTGGGCCTCGGTCCAGTCCATGTACCGCACCTCCCCGACGAGCGTCGGCGTCACCCACACCGCGTCCCTGCGTTCGGCGGCCGGCAGTTCGCCGGCGAAGGGGCTCGTCTTCCGTTCGAGCTGGGACAGCGCCGACATCAGGTGGGTCAGCTCCCGGTCGGTGAATCCGGTTCCCACCTTGCCGATGTACTCCAGTCCGTCCACGCCGGGGAGACCCAGCAACAGTGATCCGAGGCTGCCGGACCGGGCGCCCCGACCCTTCCGCCAGCCCCCGATCACCACCTCCTGGGTGTGCCAGTTCTTCACCTTGATCCACGATCTGCCGCGCTTGCCCGGTAGGTACACCGACTCCCGCCGCTTCGCGACAACCCCCTCCCACCCCGCCGCACGGCTCGCGGCGAGGGCCTCGTCGGCCGGACCGTCCAGTGGAGCAGGAACATTCAGTCCGTCGACCTTGGCCGCCAACGCCTCGAGCACCCGCCGCCGATCGCTGTAGCTCTTGCGCAGGAGCGACACCCCGTCGAGGTACAGGATGTCGAACGCGAGATACTCCGGAGGCGCACCGTCCTGGAGCAGCGAGAAGCTGGCCACTCCGTGCGCATCGAAGGCCACCACCTCGCCGTCGAGGACGACGTCGTGCCCCGCCAGCACCTCGGACAGCCGCCCCAGTGCCGGATAGTCGCGCAGCTTGTCCCGCCCGATCCGGCTGCGCAGCTGGAGATTTCCGGCATCGAACTCTGCGATCACCCGCACGCCGTCCCATTTGCCCTCGAACACCCAGTCCGTCGCGTCGAGCCCCTCGACGGGTCCCGGCGTCGCGAGCATGGGCGTGATGTCGTGCGGGAACGGGGCTCGGCCGGAGGGTGCACGCACGGCACCCTGATCCTTGGTGCGGTGCACCAGCCACTGGTTCCCGTTCGTGCGGATCAGTGCATAGCGCCCGCTCACCCGTGAGCCGTCGAGTCGCACGATCACTTCGTCGTCGCGCCACTTCTCGGTCTCGTAGGTACCGGTGTCCCAGATCTCCACCGATCCCGCGCCGTACTCGCCCTTCGGGATCGTGCCGGAAAAGCTCGCGTACTCGACGGGATGATCCTCCGTGTGCACCGCGAGATGGTTCTCCGCCGGTGTCGTGGGCAGATTCTTGGGCACGGCCCAGGACACCAGCACTCCGTCCCGTTCGAGGCGGAAGTCGTAGTGCAGTCGCCGTGCGTGATGCTCCTGGATGACGAAGGTGTCGTCGGCACCGTGTGGGTGGACCGTGTCGGGAACCGGCTCGGGAGTACGCGCACGATCCCGCATGCCGCGATAGGTGTGCAGCCGGTCCGGCTCGGCCACCGGTGGGTCGAGCCCCTCGAGCAGATCCCCGTCGGCCCGAAACCGCTCCAGCACTTCCTCGTAGCCCAACTGGCGCAGTTCCGGATCGTCCAGTTCGGCCCAACTCCGCGGTGCCGCGACCCAGGGCTGCGCCCGCCCCCTCAGCGAGTAGGGGGCGATCGTCGTCTTCGACGGATTGTTCTGGCTCCAGTCGACGAAGACCTTCCCCGGACGGACGGACTTGGCCATCGTGGCGGTGACCTGCTCGGGGAGCAGGGTCTCCAGGCCGACCGCTACCTGCTTCGCCACCGTCGACGCGCCGTCCGGGGCGAGGTGTCGGTCGAGCGGCACGTACACGTGCAGGCCCTTGCTGCCGCTGGTCACCGGATAGGCGGTCCATCCCAGTTCGCGCACCAGGTCCCGGATCGCGCGGGCCACCGCCGCACATTCCGGCAGGCCCACCCCCGAACCGGGATCGAGATCGAACACCAGCCGGGTGACGGGCCCCCGGTCTCCGCCGACGAATCGCCACTGTGGCACATGCAGTTCGAGAGCGGCCTGTTGCCCGGCCCACGCGAGCGCCGCGACCGAGTCCAGCACCGGGTACTGCACGTACCGATGCGAATGCTCGATCGCGTGCCGTTCGATCCATTCCGGGGCCGAGGTCGGGAGGTTCTTCTCGAAGAACGGTTCGTGATCGACCCCGTCCGGCCAGCGCTTGCGCGTCACGGCGCGATCGGCGAGGTGGGGCAGCATCGCCGGGGCGATCTCGGTGAAGTACTCGATCACCTGCCCCTTCGTGGTGTCGGCCTCCGGATACAGCACCTTGTCGAGATTGGTCACGGCCAGGGCCCTGCCACCGATCTCGATCCGCTGCTTGCCGTCACTGCCGCGGCGCGCCATTCACACCTCCGGGAGATCACCGTCCGCAAACGTCACAGATACATATGCATTGTGCGCCGCGCGCCCACATCCCTGGCACGGATCGTGCGCTGCGGGCAAGATGACGCGAGTGTCCCGTGCCCTGCCGACCGTCGCAACGATGCTGACGCTGACCGCCGTACTGGCGACCGGTTGCACCGCGAGCGCACCCGTCGAACCGTCCGACACCGACCCCGCGCCACTGTCGGTGCCCGACCCCGCGCCACTGTCGGTGCCCGACCCCGCATCGCTGTCGGCGTCGGAGCCCGTGGCCGGATGTGGCCCCGGCAGCGGCGCAACGAAGAACGACGGCAGTCTGACGTTGGCCACCGACTCCCCCGCGTACCCACCCTGGTTCGCCTCGGACGACCCCGCGAACGGCGAAGGCTACGAGGGGGCCGTGGCGCGGCAGGTCGCGGAGCGGCTCGGATACGATTCGGACAGCGTCCGATTCGTGGTCGTCCCGTTCGCCGACGCACTCGCTCCCGGCGTCAAGGACTTCGACTTCGCGATCAACCAGTTCACCATCTCGGACGACCGGCGCAGTGCCGTCGACTTCTCCTCGCCGTACTACGCCGTCGCCCAGGCGGTGGTGGCCCTGCGCGAGAGTCCCGCGGCCGAGGCACGGTCGACCGCCGATCTCGTCAGGTTCCGGCTCGGCGCCCAGGAGCACTCGACCAGCCTCGGCACGGCCGCCGCGACGGTGCAGACGGAGCTACCCGGTACCGCGTACGCCACGAACGACGACGCCAAGGAAGCGCTGCTCGCCGGCGAGATCGATGCCCTCGTCGTCGATCTCCCCACCGGGCTGCAGATCAGCGAGGAGCTGTCCGAGACCGTGATGGTGGGCCAGTTCTCCCGGTCCACGGCCGCGCCGGACCGATTCGGACTGGTCCTGGAGAAGGACAGCCCGATGACCACCTGTGTGTCCATCGCGGTCGAGACCCTGTACGACAGCGGCGTCCTCGACGCACTGGCCGGCACCTGGATCACCGACACCGCGGGCGTGCGGGTCCTCGACTGAGTCACTGAGTCACGCGGCGCTCGATGTCACCCGGGTCCTCGACCGCTCTCAGCCGGTGCGGCTCTCCAGCGCGTCGACGAACACCGTGGGGATCTCCGACGGCGTCCGTGCCACGTGACTGGTGCCGCCGGTGACCGACGAGATCCGTTCCAGCACAGCAGCATCGGCATCGTCGGTGATGCCGATGGTGACCACGAGCACCGGGCGGGCCGGGTCCTGCTCCGCTTGCAGCGTCGCGAGCAGTTCCTCGAGCCCGATACTGTTCGGGTCCTCGTTCGATCCGTCGGTCAGGATGATCACGCTGTTCACGTAGGCCGGGTCGTATCCGTCCTTGACCTCACGGAAGGCGGCCAATGTGGTGTCGTAGAGCGCGGTTCCTCCACCGACGCGATCGGGCAGCGAGCGTAGGCCCTGCACCAGTAGTTCGCGCTGGCTGGAGCCGTCGACGTCCTCGTCGAGCGGGCGGATCGGCACGATCTCGGTGTGGTCGCGGGTACCGCTGTGGCCGGTCGAGAAGACCCACAGTCCGAGCTGCGCCGCGTCCGGGAACAGCCGGCTTCCGGTCTCCCCCGCCTCCGCCGCCAGTGCGACCCGGGTGCGGGATCCCGCCGTGTAGTTCATCGAGCCCGAGACGTCCTGGACGACGAGTGCCCGCGACGGCTTGGCGAGCACCGAATACTTGGTGAGCGTGTCCACCACGACCGCCGGCTCACCGACCCGCAACGACGGCACGTCACCGACGCCGCGACCGTCCGGCAGCGCCGCGCGGTCGGCGCCTCGGAGCCCGGACTCGTGCAGCGCAGC
This genomic interval from Rhodococcus triatomae contains the following:
- a CDS encoding TetR/AcrR family transcriptional regulator, which translates into the protein MAYVKAADREAQIVEAAIRVLSTVGVANTTLRAIAAEADIPLGTLHYVFPSKDTLLRAVIAALIDEVLVTVKSGLELDRGVAHAIRQGVTRFWDTLVEGDLGLQIMQYELAMYSVRSQGPGGLAQLQFERYTALVTEFCAQAAEAAGERCAVDFGTLGRLSLAVLDGLIVQYVTDSDPARARRDLDSAVEMVIGYADPQTVAYR
- a CDS encoding RidA family protein, with product MAHAIVNPDGLHDPVPFGYSHTAAVPAGAELVLVAGQYGSGPDGAVVSDDFAEQVKRTFDNIGVALAAHGLDLSDVAQLRTYVVDHDVSKLGPIAGAVREIWGRTPPTQTLVGVASLAAPDVLFEVEALAVRP
- a CDS encoding ABC transporter substrate-binding protein, which gives rise to MLTLTAVLATGCTASAPVEPSDTDPAPLSVPDPAPLSVPDPASLSASEPVAGCGPGSGATKNDGSLTLATDSPAYPPWFASDDPANGEGYEGAVARQVAERLGYDSDSVRFVVVPFADALAPGVKDFDFAINQFTISDDRRSAVDFSSPYYAVAQAVVALRESPAAEARSTADLVRFRLGAQEHSTSLGTAAATVQTELPGTAYATNDDAKEALLAGEIDALVVDLPTGLQISEELSETVMVGQFSRSTAAPDRFGLVLEKDSPMTTCVSIAVETLYDSGVLDALAGTWITDTAGVRVLD
- a CDS encoding vitamin K epoxide reductase family protein, with the protein product MRHSPDPVESSPDSDAPPREVRDGAPFARSLPWLLLIGGVVGLVASFVLTVEKFALAADANYIPSCSFDSVLDCGAVMATAQASVFGFPNSLLGIAGFAMVVATGAGLLAGARFARWYWLGVQVGVTAAVVFVHWLIAQSLFVIGSLCPYCMVVWLVTVPIFWYVTLRNLHHGVFSPPVRAEVVSAAGNHLLPVVVWVVTVAALVAYLFYL
- a CDS encoding flavin monoamine oxidase family protein, giving the protein MRPAQESGVPAETTVAVIGAGLSGLIAARELHRRGIEVLVLEAADRWGGRALSEVTPFGSHVDLGGQWIGHDHHRVTALATELGATKFPMHTGTVPAVVDGVRRVRIPSMLVAGAVLAGVEALSRIGVLERWNTATLADWLGKVPGRTSRRLLEVIALISWTADPDRMSIQAMATMVRRQGGLRTMLSTRGGAQDSLLVEGIGALADGIATELGERVLPGHRVTSITANDDGVTVDTTSGQVHAAKVIVTVPPPMVRRIAFDPPLPESREALVRNTYMGTVYKAIAVYDRPFWRDRSDGEFLVLDAPGRAVFDTSPPEGPGHLCVLVGGPEARTLDGLDPAERREALFGVLTDHLGPEVLEPVSWHEKSWHLDEYVGGGYLALPVAGTTEGFLPVDSTPVGDIHWAGTETAADHAGYFEGAVESGVRVAAEVAAALAREGRDSPGGTS
- a CDS encoding helix-turn-helix transcriptional regulator, whose protein sequence is MRADRLVSLVLLLRQRGRLSAATLARELEVSTRTVLRDIEALSAAGVPVYAERGRHGGFALLPGFQTELTGLNHDEALALLVAGSRRGAQVFGLGSALASAMLKVVDALPESYRNTAAGAAQRLLIDPETDLLARRSVAEEVPDTIVAEVRRAVFAGHKLRIRYAAADQAPKWRTVDPIGLVTARDQGYLLATRSGADRTYRLSRISAAQELAEPAQRPERVDLDRAWQERSARFRTGGDQVTVSVRVDPARRAHLVDTALTIGAEEPEVDGWLRLEAVFQDPRHAEWAVWQLATHAEVLAPQWLRASLRERATTLATRYDVPPGESRPSRASAAATSAATRTPDSTAPSK
- a CDS encoding ATP-dependent DNA ligase → MARRGSDGKQRIEIGGRALAVTNLDKVLYPEADTTKGQVIEYFTEIAPAMLPHLADRAVTRKRWPDGVDHEPFFEKNLPTSAPEWIERHAIEHSHRYVQYPVLDSVAALAWAGQQAALELHVPQWRFVGGDRGPVTRLVFDLDPGSGVGLPECAAVARAIRDLVRELGWTAYPVTSGSKGLHVYVPLDRHLAPDGASTVAKQVAVGLETLLPEQVTATMAKSVRPGKVFVDWSQNNPSKTTIAPYSLRGRAQPWVAAPRSWAELDDPELRQLGYEEVLERFRADGDLLEGLDPPVAEPDRLHTYRGMRDRARTPEPVPDTVHPHGADDTFVIQEHHARRLHYDFRLERDGVLVSWAVPKNLPTTPAENHLAVHTEDHPVEYASFSGTIPKGEYGAGSVEIWDTGTYETEKWRDDEVIVRLDGSRVSGRYALIRTNGNQWLVHRTKDQGAVRAPSGRAPFPHDITPMLATPGPVEGLDATDWVFEGKWDGVRVIAEFDAGNLQLRSRIGRDKLRDYPALGRLSEVLAGHDVVLDGEVVAFDAHGVASFSLLQDGAPPEYLAFDILYLDGVSLLRKSYSDRRRVLEALAAKVDGLNVPAPLDGPADEALAASRAAGWEGVVAKRRESVYLPGKRGRSWIKVKNWHTQEVVIGGWRKGRGARSGSLGSLLLGLPGVDGLEYIGKVGTGFTDRELTHLMSALSQLERKTSPFAGELPAAERRDAVWVTPTLVGEVRYMDWTEAQRLRHTSWRGLRDDKTPGEVRRSR